One stretch of Riemerella columbina DNA includes these proteins:
- a CDS encoding NAD(P)/FAD-dependent oxidoreductase, translating into MITTDLLIIGAGPTGLFAVFEAGLLKLKCHIIDALPQPGGQLAELYPKKPIFDIPGYPSVNAGELVDNLMEQIKQFQPGFTLAETAVTLEKIDDEWFEVVTNKGTVHRAKAVAIAGGLGTFEPRKPAIDHIADYEDKGVEYFVKDPELFRDKKIVIAGGGDSALDWSIFLSNIAKEVTLVHRRNEFRGALDSVEKVQALKNEGKINLITPAEVVGLKGDGHIEGLTIEKEGETIELDTDYFIPLFGLTPKLGPIADWGLEIEKNAIKVNNALDYQTNREGIYAIGDVNTYPGKLKLILCGFHEATLMCQSVYNRLNPGKKYVLKYTTVSGVDGFDGSRKEAEKAVVKKID; encoded by the coding sequence ATGATTACTACAGATTTACTCATTATAGGAGCAGGGCCTACGGGGCTTTTTGCCGTTTTTGAAGCCGGTTTATTGAAGTTAAAATGCCACATTATTGATGCTCTTCCGCAGCCTGGTGGGCAGTTGGCAGAGCTTTATCCTAAGAAACCTATTTTTGACATTCCAGGGTATCCATCGGTAAATGCAGGCGAGTTGGTGGATAATTTAATGGAGCAGATTAAGCAGTTTCAACCTGGTTTTACCTTAGCAGAAACCGCCGTTACTTTAGAAAAAATAGATGATGAATGGTTTGAAGTCGTGACCAATAAAGGAACCGTGCACAGAGCTAAAGCCGTAGCCATTGCAGGAGGGTTGGGCACTTTTGAACCTCGGAAGCCTGCCATAGACCATATTGCGGACTATGAGGACAAGGGCGTAGAATATTTTGTAAAAGATCCAGAATTATTTAGAGATAAAAAAATTGTGATTGCTGGTGGGGGAGACTCGGCGTTAGATTGGAGCATTTTCCTTTCCAACATCGCTAAGGAGGTCACTTTGGTACACCGCAGAAACGAATTCCGTGGGGCGTTAGATTCTGTAGAGAAGGTGCAAGCCCTCAAAAATGAAGGCAAAATCAACCTCATCACGCCAGCGGAAGTGGTAGGACTAAAAGGCGACGGTCATATTGAAGGCTTAACCATCGAGAAAGAGGGCGAAACCATAGAATTGGATACCGACTATTTCATTCCGTTGTTTGGGCTAACGCCGAAGCTGGGACCTATTGCAGATTGGGGCTTAGAGATTGAAAAAAATGCCATTAAGGTCAACAATGCTTTAGACTACCAAACCAATAGAGAGGGCATTTATGCCATTGGCGATGTCAATACCTACCCAGGCAAACTCAAACTGATTCTTTGTGGCTTCCACGAGGCTACTTTAATGTGCCAAAGCGTATATAACCGCCTTAACCCTGGTAAAAAGTATGTTCTTAAATATACAACGGTAAGCGGTGTTGATGGCTTTGATGGCAGTAGAAAGGAAGCTGAAAAGGCGGTCGTTAAAAAGATAGATTAA
- a CDS encoding 2Fe-2S iron-sulfur cluster-binding protein translates to MADITLKITDREGTPHEVVAPTDMSMNLMEVVRAYELAEEGTIGVCGGMAMCASCQVYVENDVPLPEMSDEEEAMLAEAFHTKENSRLGCQIHITEEIDGLEVALAPYL, encoded by the coding sequence ATGGCAGATATTACTTTAAAAATCACCGATAGAGAGGGCACGCCGCACGAGGTAGTCGCTCCAACGGATATGTCTATGAACCTGATGGAAGTGGTAAGGGCTTATGAGTTGGCAGAAGAGGGTACCATTGGCGTATGCGGCGGTATGGCGATGTGCGCTTCTTGTCAAGTTTATGTGGAGAACGATGTTCCCCTACCAGAAATGAGCGATGAGGAAGAAGCTATGCTTGCCGAGGCTTTCCACACCAAAGAAAACTCAAGATTAGGCTGTCAAATCCACATCACGGAGGAAATTGA